The following proteins come from a genomic window of Patescibacteria group bacterium:
- a CDS encoding glycosyltransferase family 4 protein — protein sequence MKKSLKIGFFTDTYLPQVNGVVTSIESFRQELEKQGHQVYIFCPRADHKKDDKSIIRFPSIKFVFQPEYHVSLPFTRHLLRDFWEKELDIVHAHTPFSLGLLGYYYSYIKKVPFVYTYHTLYPEYVKSYVWNGRLITPKMVAKITAMFSNRCDLNIAPSGKIKKLLKSYGVKKPITVLPTGIKVEKFSKRARPNNFRSKYKIKPEEKVLLYVGRLGQEKNIEFLLKAFFVLKQSQQKIKLILVGDGPAKKNLQKLVKDHGLGKDVIFTSYLSQTEVIRANQSADLFIFASKTDTQGLVLLEAAASGLPIVAVKDDAFVKILEDKVNGYIVKQNVAEFNKRILQILDNKKLYQRLSKKSAEIAENFSIEKQTAELIQAYRKLLH from the coding sequence TACTGACACTTATTTGCCTCAGGTGAATGGCGTTGTTACCTCAATTGAAAGTTTTCGCCAGGAGCTAGAAAAACAAGGCCATCAGGTCTATATTTTTTGTCCCAGGGCTGACCATAAAAAAGATGACAAAAGTATAATCCGTTTCCCTTCTATAAAATTCGTTTTCCAGCCAGAATACCATGTTTCCTTGCCCTTTACCAGGCACTTATTGCGGGATTTTTGGGAAAAAGAATTAGATATTGTCCATGCTCACACGCCATTTAGCCTGGGTCTTTTAGGCTATTATTACTCATATATTAAGAAAGTTCCCTTTGTCTATACCTATCACACTCTTTATCCTGAATATGTAAAATCGTATGTGTGGAACGGCAGATTAATAACTCCTAAGATGGTTGCAAAAATTACGGCCATGTTTTCTAACAGATGCGATTTAAATATTGCCCCTTCGGGAAAGATAAAAAAACTTTTAAAAAGTTATGGCGTAAAAAAACCAATTACAGTATTGCCCACGGGAATTAAGGTTGAAAAATTCAGTAAAAGAGCCAGGCCAAATAATTTTAGAAGCAAATATAAAATTAAGCCTGAGGAAAAAGTTTTGCTTTATGTCGGACGGCTAGGGCAAGAAAAAAATATTGAATTTTTGCTTAAAGCATTTTTTGTATTAAAGCAAAGCCAGCAGAAAATTAAATTAATACTTGTCGGCGACGGCCCTGCTAAAAAGAATTTACAAAAGTTAGTTAAAGATCATGGCTTGGGTAAAGACGTTATCTTTACGAGTTATTTATCTCAAACAGAAGTAATTAGAGCGAATCAGTCAGCAGATTTATTTATTTTTGCTTCTAAAACTGATACTCAGGGTTTAGTTCTATTAGAAGCAGCTGCCAGCGGCTTGCCTATAGTCGCAGTGAAAGACGATGCCTTTGTTAAAATCTTAGAAGACAAGGTAAATGGATATATAGTAAAACAAAATGTGGCGGAATTTAATAAAAGAATATTGCAAATTTTAGATAACAAAAAATTATATCAGAGGTTATCCAAAAAATCAGCAGAGATTGCCGAGAATTTCAGTATTGAAAAGCAGACAGCTGAATTAATCCAAGCTTATCGTAAATTATTA